The sequence below is a genomic window from Gaiellales bacterium.
GCTACCGGGAGCGGCGCGAGCGCGCCCTCTGCGGCGTCGCCGACCGGGCCGCCGCCGAGGCGATGCGCAGCGGCCGGCCGGTGGCGCTCGAGCCGATGACGTCGGTCGAGCGCAAGATCGTGCACCTGCACCTGCAGGAGATGGACGGCGTCGGCACCTCGAGCGAGGGCGTGGAGCCCAACCGGCACGTCATCGTCCTCCCCGAGGGCGATTCCGCCGAGGTGTAAAACGTGAAACACCCCGATCCGCGGCTGGCGGCGTACCGCGACCTGCTGCTCGCCGCGCCGGTCTCGGTGACCTCGATCCGCGACCGGGAGCGGGCATGGGCCGTGCACGTCGAGGACGCGTTGGCGGCCCTGCCGGTGGTGGAGAGGCTGGCGCCGGTGCGCATCGCCGACGTCGGCTCGGGCGGCGGCAGCCCCGGCCTGCCGATCGCGCTCGCCACGGGGATCCGGGTGGATCTGGTCGAGGCGACGGGCATCAAGTGCGAGTTCCTGCGCCGGTGCGTGGCGGCTCTGGATGCGCCGTGCGAGGTCGTCAACGAACGGTCCGAGCAGCTCGCCCGCGCCGGCGGCCGCGACGCGTACGACCTGGTGCTGGCGCGGGCCCTGGCACCGCCGCCGGTCGCGGCCGAGCTGTGCCTGCCCCTGGCCCGTGTGGACGGCCACGTGCTTCTGTGGACGGCCGAGACCGAGCCCGGTGCGCTGGCCGACGCGGCGGCGGCCGTCGGCGGCGAGCATGCCGGGACCATCCCGGTCGGCCCGAACCGGCGCCTGGAGCTCCTGCGCAAGGCCTCGGCGACCCCGGAGCGGTTTCCGCGCCGCCCGGGAATGGCCGCCAAGCATCCGCTTGCGCGGGTACGATCCCGCCCATGAGCGCGCGCGTCTACGCCCTTGCGAACCAGAAGGGCGGTGTCGGGAAGACGACGACGGCGATCAACATGGCGGCGTGCGTGGCGGAGGCCGGCACGCCGGTGCTCCTGATCGATCTCGACCCTCAGGCGAACGCCACGACGGGCCTGGGATTCCGGCCGGAGCAGCTCACCGCGAGCACGTATGACCTCCTCCACGGAAAGCCGTTGGACGAGGTCGTGCTCGAAACCGCAGTCGCGAACCTCTATCTCGTCCCGTCGCATCCCGACCTGGCTGCGGCGCAGGTCGAGATGCCGAGCGGCTCCGAGCAGGGCACGCTCCTGCGCGACCTGCTCGCCGGCACCGAGGAGCAGTACCCGTACGTGTTCGTCGACTGCCCGCCGTCGCTCGGCCTGCTGACCGTGAACGCGCTCGCCGCCGCCAACCGCCTCATCGTGCCCGTCCAGTGCGAGTACTACGCACTCGAGGGCCTGGCCCAGCTGCTCCAGAGCGTCGAGCTCGTGCGCACCCGGATCAACCCGCGCCTCGGCGTCACCGGCGTGCTCCTGACGATGTACGACGCCCGCACGCGGCTCGCAAGCGACGTCGCCAGCGAGGTGCGAAGCCATTTCGGGCCGCTCGTCTTCGACACCGTCGTGCCGCGCAGCATCCGCCTCGCCGAGGCGCCCAGCCACGGCGTCCCGATCACCGCCTACGACTCGTCCTCCGCCGGCGCGGACGCCTACTACCGCGCGGCGCTCGAGGTGGTCGAGCGTGGCTGAGTCCAGCCGTCCCCGCGGCCTCGGCCGCGGCCTGGCCGCCCTCGTCGCCGAGTTCCCGACCGGCGCGACGTCGATGGTGGAGCTCGAGATCGGCCAGGTGCGGCCGAACCCGCGTCAGCCGCGGCGGGTGTTCGACGACGAGGCCATCCAGCGCCTGTCCGAGTCGGTCAAGGCCGACGGCGTCGTCCAGCCGATCATCGTGCGCGACGTCGGCGACGGCTACGAGATCGTGGCCGGCGAACGGCGCTGGCGGGCTGCCCGGCTGGCCGGCCTGCGCACCGTCCCGGCGATCGTGCGCAGCGCCGACGACCGCGAGCTGCTCATCCTGGCGCTGGCCGAGAACGTCGCCCGCGAAGACCTGAACCCGATCGACCAGGCCCGCGCGTACGCCGTCCTCGCAGACGAGCTCGATCTGACCCAGACCGAGATCGCCCGCCGCGTCGGCAAGAGCCGGCCGGCGGTGGCGAACACCATGCGGCTGCTCGAGCTGCCCGACGACGTCCTCGAGCTCGTTTCAGCCGGCGATCTGACCGAGGGCCACGGCCGCGCGCTCCTGCTCGCGTCCGGGCAGGACGAGCGCTCGAGCCTGGCCCGCACCGCCGTCAGCCGCGGGTGGTCGGTGCGCGAGTGCGAGGCCGCCGCGAAGCGCGCCGCCAAGCCGGCCAAGCGTGAGCCGAAGCGGGCCGCGGGCGTGATGGACGACGAGCTCGCCCACCTGGCCGTCGACGCCGCCTGGCAGTCGCTCGGCCTGCGCGCATCGGTGCGGCAGGGGTCGCGCGGCGGCCGGGTGGAGCTGCACTTCTCGTCCGCCGCCGAGCTCGGTCGCATCGTCGACCAGCTCCGCGCGGACCGGGTGTCCTGGGCCGACTGACCGCGCACCGGCCGTCGCGTACAGAGCACGCGTCGCACGGGGCGTCCTGGCGCTGTTCGGCCCTGCACGGTCGGTGAACCGCGGTAGTATGCGGGCTCCCTGCGGGGGCGATTAGCTCAGTCGGTTAGAGCGCCGCTCTGATAAGGCGGAGGTCCCTGGTTCGAATCCAGGATCGCCCATTGGCTGCTGCGGACGACACCCGACCCAGGTGCAGCTGGGTGCCCGCCGGCGATCCGCTCTACGCCGCGTATCACGACGAGGAGTGGGGCACGCCCTCCCACGACGACCGCCACCTCTACGAGATGATCGTGCTCGAGGGCGCGCAGGCGGGGCTCTCGTGGTCGACCATCCTGCGCAAGCGCGAGGGCTACCGCAGCGCGTTCGCCGGCTTCGACGCCGAGGCCGTGGCCCGGTTCGGGCCCGCCGACGTCGAGCGGCTGATGGCCGACCCGGGCATCGTCCGAAACCGGCTCAAGGTCGAGTCGGCGATCGCGAACGCCCACGCGGTCCTCGCCGTCCGCGAGGAGCACGGCAGCCTCGACGCGTTCCTCTGGGGGCTCGTCCCCGGAGCGCCGCTGCGCCGCGGTCCCGGAGACGTCCCGGCCGAGACCGCCGAGTCGCGGAACATGTCGAAGGCGCTCAAGCGAGCAGGCTTCCGGTTCGTCGGACCGACCGTCTGCTACGCCTTCATGCAGGCCGTCGGGATCGCCGACGACCACTCTCCGGAGTGCTTCCGCTACGCCGGATGAGGCTCCCCGGAGCCTGGCTATACTGAAATTCGGATGCAGGAGATGAGCATCTACGGGGTGTCCTTCGACATGGTCGGCAAGCAGCCGATCGTGCTGCTCAGAACCCTCGACGGAAGCAAGTTCCTGCCCATCTGGATCGGCCACCCCGAGGCCGCGGCCATCCTGATGAAGCTGCAGGGCACGCCCACGCCGCGGCCGATGACGCACGACCTGGTCACCTCGATGCTGGGCGAGCTGAACGCGAAGGTCGAGAAGATCGCGGTCACCGAGCTGCGCGACAACACCTTCTACGCCTGCATCACCCTGCGCATCGACGGCTCCGAGGTCGAGATCGACTCGCGGCCGTCCGACGCGCTCGCGCTGGCCGTCCGCGCCGACGCCAAGATCTTCGTCGCCGACCAAGTGATCGACGACTCCGCGATCGAGTTCGGCCAGGAGCCCGAGGAGCCCGCCGAGGTCGTCGAGGAGTTCAAGAAGTTCCTCGAGAACGTCAGCCCCGAGGACTTCGGGAACTAGCTCTCCGAGGCGGCCATCCGGTCGAGCTCGCGCCCGATCACGAGGCGCTGGATCTCGGCCGTCCCGTCGACGACCTGGAGCATCTTGGCCAGGCTGATGAAGCGCGGGAGCGGCGTGTCCTCGAGCCAGCCGTAGGCGCCGAGCGCCTCGCTGCACGCGATCGCCGCCCGGAGCGCCGCGTCCGGGCAGAAGCGCTTGGCGTGGGCGACCGCAACCGCCCCCGCCGGCGTCCCCAGCAGGCTCGCCGCCCGGGCGTAGAGCAGGCGGCCGGCCTCGAGATCGGTGAGCACGTCGGCGAGCATGAAGCGCATCGTGTCGAGGGCCAGCAGCGGCGCCCCGAACGCCTCCCGCTGGCGGGTGTAGCGAAGGGCGATGTCGAGCGCCTCGGCGTGCAGGCCGCAGGCGATCGCGGCGATGTCGCAGCGGGCGACGTCGATCGCTCCGAGCGCCGCGCGCATCCCGGTCCCCGGCGGCACGAGCATGGTCGCCGGCGCGTCCGCGAGCGCCATCTCGCCGATCGGCAGGAACGCGGACGCCGCCTTGCGGTAGATGCGGGGGAAGCTCACGCCCTCGGCGCGGCGGTCGACCGCCAGCACCGCGACGTCCGCGTGGCCCGGGCCGTCGGCCGTCTTGCACACCACCAGGAAGAGGTCGGCCTCGCCGGCCAGCGACACCCACGCCTTGCGCCCGGTCACCCGCCAGCCGCCCCCCTCCTCGCGGGCCCGGGTCGTGATCGCCGTCGCGTCTGATCCGGCGTGCGGCTCGGTCAGCGAGAACCCGCCCAGGGCGCGGCCGGCGACGAGATCGGCCGCCCAGCCCGCCCGCAGCTCCTCGTCGTCGCAGCCCGCCACGACGGCCGCCACGGCGTTGTGCATCGAGAGCGAGAAGGCAAACGCGGCATCGCCTCGGCCGAGCTCCTCGAACACCTCCATCCCGGCCGGATAGGCCAGTCCGGCGCCGCCGAGCGCGGGCGGGCAGAAGAGCCCGGTGAGACCCGACGCGGCTGCCGCCTCGCGCGGGTACGAGCCCGCCTCGTCCCAGCCCGCGACCGCCGGCCGGACGGCGTCGCGGACGAATGCGGCTGCCGCCTCTCGCATCGAGCCGCGATCATATCCGCGCGCCTTGCCCACCCGGCTCCGTCCCGCCTAGACTGTGAGTCCGCGACGACTTGGAGGCCCGGGATGCAGGCAAACGGCAATGGCGCCCAGTGGTTCGCCGAGCGATCGATCCGTGGTGTGGGCGACGACGGTGCGGCGGAGGTCGTCACGATCTGGATCGAGCGCAAACCCGGCGCGCTGTGGGCGGTGGGCAGGGCGGTCGGACTGGCCGAGCGGCACGATGGGCTCGTGCGGCCGGACGACTACGTCTTCGAGGGCTACGAGATGGGCGATGCGCTCGAGGCGGCCAACGCCGCCGTCGACGCCGACCTGGACGTGTCGGCCGAGGAGGGCAAGCCGCAGGAGATCGAGCCGTTCAGCGAAGGCGAGCTGCTGATCCCGCTGGAGCGGTGGTTCTTCGGCCGCTCTCCGCGGGCCGAGCGGCAGCAGGCCCGCTAGCGGGGCCGAACACGCGCAGCGGCGCCGTCCCGGCCGGCAGTGCACCGGCGGCTGCGGCCGTGCGCTCGAGCGTCTCGAGGGCGCGGATGCCGTCGTCACCGAGGTCGACGGTGTGGTCGTTGACGTAGAGCGCGACGTAGGGCCAGATCACGTCCTCGCCCAGCTCCTGGGCGTGGCGGCGGATGGTGCCGAGGACGTCCTCACGGTTGGCCCAGCCGTAGGCGATCGAGTCGCGCAGGACGGCCGTGAACCGCTCGACGACATCGTCGGGGAGCGCGAGGCTCGCCAGGATGCCTCCCAGCGGGATCGGCGCCTGCGCGAGCCGCTCGAACGATGCCCCGAGGTCCTCGATCAGCATGAGGCCGTCGCGCTCGTAGGTGAGCCGGCCCTCGTGGATGAGCACGCCGAGGTCGGCGTCCCCCCGGCGCAGGACGGCGCCGATGTCGGAGAACACCGTGTGGTCGACCGCGCCGCCGTCCGGGTGCAGGCAGCGGTAGAGGAGCGTCGCGGTGGTCGTCGGGCCGGGGCAGAGCACCCGCGCGTCCGGCCCAGGGTGGACCTCCGGCCGAGCGGCAACGAGCAACGGCCCGACGCCGAAGCCGAGGGCCGAGCCGGCCCGGACGACGCCGTAGTCGTTCGCGAGCAGAAGCGCCGCGTGGAAGCTCGCCTTGGAGATGTCGTAGCGGCCGGCGAAGAGGCCGTCGTTCAGCTGCTGGACGTCGAGCAGCTCCGGCTCGAACTCGAGCCCGCGCAGGTCGATCCGCCGCTCCAGGATGGCGTGGAACGCGAAGGTGTCGTTCGGGCAGGTGGAGAGGCCGAGTCGCAGCTTCATCCGGCCAGCCCGCGCACGATGTCCGCGGCCGCGGCGAGCGCCTCCTGCATCCGCCATCCGGCCCGGTCGCGATCGCCCGCGACGTTCGAGAAGCCGCGGACGATGGTCAGCTCGACGTCGAAGAGCCCGGTGGCCACTGCGACAGCGTAGCCCTCCATCTCCTCCCCGGCTGCGGCCGGATATCGCTCCCGGCGCCCGGACGCCTCGCCGGCCGAGCCGGCCGCGGTCGCCACCGACAGGATCTGCGGGCCCTGCCCGAGGGCGATCGAATCCGCCGCCGCGAAGCCCAGGTCGCGGGCGGTGCGGTGGTCTCGTCCCGAGCCCGCGCCGATCCCGTCGCAGCGCACCGAGCCCGCGACCACGGCGGAGCCGATCGGGTGTCGCGACGTGTCGTACGTCCCCGCTGCGCCGACCAGGATGACCCCGCCCTCGGCGGCCGCGCGGTGCTCCGCGATCGCGTGGGCCGCCCCCGCGCCGGCCGCCGCGAGGCCGAACCCGCACACCGCGAGCGGCGCCGGCGGGCCGTCGGGGAAGAGCAGGCCCGACTCGAGCTGGGTCGGCACGAGGATCAGCACGCCGGCCCTTGCGCCACCAGACCCGTCAAACGATCTCGACCATGCGTGTGATCGCTCCACGGGCGCGGGCGGCGACGTCGGCGTCGACCGTGACGACGTGGCGCATGTCGCGCAGGGAATCGCGCAGCTTCTCGAGCGTGATCATCTTCATGTAGCGGCACACGGCCCGCTCGGACATCGCGTAGAACCGCTTGTCCGGGGACTCCCGGGTGAGCCGGTGCAGGATGCCGGTCTCGGTGGCGACGACGAAGTCGCGCTTGGGCGAGCGGGCGACGTGGTTCACCATGCCCTCGGTCGAGAACACGTGCGTCCGCTTCGCCAGCGCGGCGTCCTGGGCGGCCGCGTACATGCACTGGCTGGCGCAGCCGCACTCCGGGTGGATCAGCAGGTCGGCGCCGGGCCGCTCGTCCAGCATCCGGGACACGTCGTCGGTGCGGATGCCGGCGTGCACGTGGCACTCGCCCGGCCAGATCTTCATCTTGCGGCCGGTGACCCGCTCCAGGTAGGCGCCGAGGAACATGTCCGGCAGGAAGAGGATGTCGCGGTCGGCGGGGACGGACTCGATCACCGCCCGGGCGTTGCCCGAGGTGCAGCAGTAGTCGGAGAGCGCCTTCACCTCGGCCGTCGTGTTCACGTAGCTGACGACCACTGCGCCGGGGTTCTCGGCCTTCCAGGCCGCAAGGGCGGCCGCGTCGATGCTGGCGGCGAGCGAGCAGCCGGCGTCGAGGTCGGGGATCAGCACCGTCTTGTCGGGTGAGAGGATCGCCGCCGTCTCGGCCATGAAGTGGACGCCGCAGAAGGCGATCACGTCCGACTCGGTGTGGGCCGCGGCCTGGGACAGGCCGAGCGAGTCGCCCACCAGGTCGGCGACGTCCTGGACCTCGGGCAGCTGGTAGTTGTGGGCGAGGATGACGGCGTTTCGCTCTGCGGCCAGCGCGCGCACCTGCTCCTGCAGGGCGCCGACGGCGTCAATGGTCAGCGTGGGCATGGGTGCACCTCCAGCGAGATGTCGAGCGCCCGCACCGAGTGGGTGAGCGCTCCGATCGAGATCGCGTCGACGCCGGTCTCGGCGACCGCGCGGACGGTCTCAAGGGTGATGCCGCCGGATGCCTCCAGCCTGACCCGGCCGGCGGCGATCGCAACGGCCTCGCGCAGCCGGCCGGGCGGCATGTTGTCGAGCAGGACGCTGTCGGCCCCGGCGGCGATGGCCTCGCGCACCTGCTCGAGCGTGTCGGCCTCGGCCTGGACGTGCAGGTCGGGCCGGGACGCCCGCGCGGCGCGCACCGACTCGCCGACGCCGCCGGCGAGGGCGACGTGGTTGTCCTTGATGAGGATGGCGGCTCCCAGGTCGGGGCGGTGGTTCGTCCCGCCGCCGCAGGCGACGGCCTGCTTGTCGAGCTCGCGCAGGCCCGGGACGGTCTTGCGCGTGTCGAGGATCTCGACGCCGGTGCCGCCGACCGCGTCCACGTAGCGCCCGGTCGCGGTTGCGATCCCCGACATCCGCTGCAGGAGGTTCAGGGCGGTGCGCTCGGCCGTGAGCACGGCCCGGGCGGCCGCCCGGATCGTGGCGACGGTGCATGGCGCGCCCTCGACTCTTGTGCCTTCCGGCACGAGGATCTCGAGCTCGGCGTCCGGGTCGAGGCGGCGGACGACCTCGAGGGCGACCTCCAGGCCGGAAACGATCCCGGGTTCGCGCAGCACCACGCTGGCAATCGTTTCCAGGCCCTCGGGGATCGTCGCCTCGGTGGTGGGGTCGCCGCGACCGGCGTCCTCCGCCAGCGCGCGGTCGATCAGACTCTCGAGTGCAGCGGCGGACACGTCGTGCTCCTGGCCTGGTCGGGGTCGGGATCGGGGAAGTCGCTGCGCAGGTGGCCCCCGCGGCTCTCGGTGCGGCGCAGGGCGGCGCCCGCGATCAGCACGGCGACGAGCGCAGGGTTCGAGTCGGGCCGCTCGGCCAGCCACGCCAGCAGCGCCGTCAGCCGCTCCTCGTCGCGCACCGGGCCGGCCATGTCCCACATGCGCCGGCGCAGCTCCGGGAGCGGCGCGCGGGCCAGCGGACGGGCCGGGGGCGGGCCCGGATCGGCGCTTGCCGCCGCCGCATCGAGGCCGTGGCCGATCGCGCGGTGGGAGAAGACGAAGCACTCGAGCAGCGAGTTGGAGGCCAGCCGGTTGGCGCCGTGGACGCCGGTCGCGGCGCACTCGCCGACCGCGTAGAGGCCCGCGAGCGACGTGAGGCCTTCGAGATCGGTGGCGATCCCGCCCATCAGGTAGTGGGCGGCGGGAGCGACCGGGATCAGGTCGGCGGCGAGGTCGAGCCCGGCCCGGCGGCAGCCGGCGGCCAGGTTCGCGAACCGGCCGAGGACGTGGTCGCGGTCGAGGTGGCGGAGGTCGAGGTAGGCCTGGCCGTCGTCGGCGAGGAGCGCCTCGATCGTTCGCGTGACGACGTCGCGCGGCGCCAGCTCGCCATCGGGGTGCACGCCGGCCATGAAGCGCCGGCCCGAGCCGTCGACGAGGTGGGCGCCCTCGCCCCGCACCGCCTCGGAGACGAGGAACGCCCGGCCCCCGCCGGCGAGCGCCGTCGGGTGGAACTGCACGAACTCCATGTCGCGCACCGCCGCGCCGGCCCGGTGGGCCAGGGCAATCCCGTCGCCGGTGGCGCCCGGCGGGTTCGTCGTGCGGTGGAAAAGGGCGCATGCGCCGCCGGTGGCGAGCAGCGTCATCCGTGCCCGGGCGAGCCGCAGCTCGTCGTGGCCCAGCAGCCATGCCCCGGCGCAGGCTTCGCCGTCGCATGCGAGCGCGAGCGCCGCAGTGTGCTCCAGGACATGGATTCGCGGCTCGGCGGCCACCCGGGCGATCAGCGCGCCGGCGATTGCGGCGCCGGTGGCCGCGCCGTCGGCGTGGAGGATGCGGCGGCGGCCGTGGCCTCCCTCGCGGCCGAGCAGGTAGGCGCCGGCCGGATCGAGGTCGAAGCGCACGCCCAGCCGCTCGAGGTCGGCGATCCGGCCGGGGCCGTTCTCGACCAGCACGGCGACGGCCTCCGGGTCGCAGAGGCCGCGGCCGGCGACGATCGTGTCGGCGGCGTGGTCGGCGAATGAGTCGTCGCCGGCGACGACGGCGGCCACCCCGCCCTGGGCCATGTAGGAGTTCGACGCGTGCAGCGAGCCCTTCGTCGCGAGGACGACGTTCGCCCCGCGGCCGGCGGCTGCGAGCGCCGCGTAGAGGCCCGCAAGGCCGGCACCCAGTACGAGCACGTCGGTGCGGACGGCGTCGGCGGAAGCCATGGCGTGATAATAGCCCAAGTGACTAAAACTCGCCCGGGAATGGCGGGAGGGGTCCCGTCGTTACCCTTGAGGCGATGCTTCTGTTGACTGATACGCTCGCGGAGATGGCTTCCTCCGACCCGCCCCCCGGCACCCTGGCGGCCGCCGCGGGCCGCGACCGCGGCGA
It includes:
- a CDS encoding RsmG family class I SAM-dependent methyltransferase codes for the protein MKHPDPRLAAYRDLLLAAPVSVTSIRDRERAWAVHVEDALAALPVVERLAPVRIADVGSGGGSPGLPIALATGIRVDLVEATGIKCEFLRRCVAALDAPCEVVNERSEQLARAGGRDAYDLVLARALAPPPVAAELCLPLARVDGHVLLWTAETEPGALADAAAAVGGEHAGTIPVGPNRRLELLRKASATPERFPRRPGMAAKHPLARVRSRP
- a CDS encoding ParA family protein; this translates as MSARVYALANQKGGVGKTTTAINMAACVAEAGTPVLLIDLDPQANATTGLGFRPEQLTASTYDLLHGKPLDEVVLETAVANLYLVPSHPDLAAAQVEMPSGSEQGTLLRDLLAGTEEQYPYVFVDCPPSLGLLTVNALAAANRLIVPVQCEYYALEGLAQLLQSVELVRTRINPRLGVTGVLLTMYDARTRLASDVASEVRSHFGPLVFDTVVPRSIRLAEAPSHGVPITAYDSSSAGADAYYRAALEVVERG
- a CDS encoding ParB/RepB/Spo0J family partition protein; this encodes MAESSRPRGLGRGLAALVAEFPTGATSMVELEIGQVRPNPRQPRRVFDDEAIQRLSESVKADGVVQPIIVRDVGDGYEIVAGERRWRAARLAGLRTVPAIVRSADDRELLILALAENVAREDLNPIDQARAYAVLADELDLTQTEIARRVGKSRPAVANTMRLLELPDDVLELVSAGDLTEGHGRALLLASGQDERSSLARTAVSRGWSVRECEAAAKRAAKPAKREPKRAAGVMDDELAHLAVDAAWQSLGLRASVRQGSRGGRVELHFSSAAELGRIVDQLRADRVSWAD
- a CDS encoding DNA-3-methyladenine glycosylase I, which produces MPAGDPLYAAYHDEEWGTPSHDDRHLYEMIVLEGAQAGLSWSTILRKREGYRSAFAGFDAEAVARFGPADVERLMADPGIVRNRLKVESAIANAHAVLAVREEHGSLDAFLWGLVPGAPLRRGPGDVPAETAESRNMSKALKRAGFRFVGPTVCYAFMQAVGIADDHSPECFRYAG
- a CDS encoding bifunctional nuclease family protein, which produces MQEMSIYGVSFDMVGKQPIVLLRTLDGSKFLPIWIGHPEAAAILMKLQGTPTPRPMTHDLVTSMLGELNAKVEKIAVTELRDNTFYACITLRIDGSEVEIDSRPSDALALAVRADAKIFVADQVIDDSAIEFGQEPEEPAEVVEEFKKFLENVSPEDFGN
- a CDS encoding acyl-CoA dehydrogenase family protein, giving the protein MREAAAAFVRDAVRPAVAGWDEAGSYPREAAAASGLTGLFCPPALGGAGLAYPAGMEVFEELGRGDAAFAFSLSMHNAVAAVVAGCDDEELRAGWAADLVAGRALGGFSLTEPHAGSDATAITTRAREEGGGWRVTGRKAWVSLAGEADLFLVVCKTADGPGHADVAVLAVDRRAEGVSFPRIYRKAASAFLPIGEMALADAPATMLVPPGTGMRAALGAIDVARCDIAAIACGLHAEALDIALRYTRQREAFGAPLLALDTMRFMLADVLTDLEAGRLLYARAASLLGTPAGAVAVAHAKRFCPDAALRAAIACSEALGAYGWLEDTPLPRFISLAKMLQVVDGTAEIQRLVIGRELDRMAASES
- a CDS encoding MqnA/MqnD/SBP family protein, with the protein product MKLRLGLSTCPNDTFAFHAILERRIDLRGLEFEPELLDVQQLNDGLFAGRYDISKASFHAALLLANDYGVVRAGSALGFGVGPLLVAARPEVHPGPDARVLCPGPTTTATLLYRCLHPDGGAVDHTVFSDIGAVLRRGDADLGVLIHEGRLTYERDGLMLIEDLGASFERLAQAPIPLGGILASLALPDDVVERFTAVLRDSIAYGWANREDVLGTIRRHAQELGEDVIWPYVALYVNDHTVDLGDDGIRALETLERTAAAAGALPAGTAPLRVFGPASGPAAARPAESGRRTTAPAGSAARLR
- the nadA gene encoding quinolinate synthase NadA, yielding MPTLTIDAVGALQEQVRALAAERNAVILAHNYQLPEVQDVADLVGDSLGLSQAAAHTESDVIAFCGVHFMAETAAILSPDKTVLIPDLDAGCSLAASIDAAALAAWKAENPGAVVVSYVNTTAEVKALSDYCCTSGNARAVIESVPADRDILFLPDMFLGAYLERVTGRKMKIWPGECHVHAGIRTDDVSRMLDERPGADLLIHPECGCASQCMYAAAQDAALAKRTHVFSTEGMVNHVARSPKRDFVVATETGILHRLTRESPDKRFYAMSERAVCRYMKMITLEKLRDSLRDMRHVVTVDADVAARARGAITRMVEIV
- the nadC gene encoding carboxylating nicotinate-nucleotide diphosphorylase, which gives rise to MSAAALESLIDRALAEDAGRGDPTTEATIPEGLETIASVVLREPGIVSGLEVALEVVRRLDPDAELEILVPEGTRVEGAPCTVATIRAAARAVLTAERTALNLLQRMSGIATATGRYVDAVGGTGVEILDTRKTVPGLRELDKQAVACGGGTNHRPDLGAAILIKDNHVALAGGVGESVRAARASRPDLHVQAEADTLEQVREAIAAGADSVLLDNMPPGRLREAVAIAAGRVRLEASGGITLETVRAVAETGVDAISIGALTHSVRALDISLEVHPCPR
- the nadB gene encoding L-aspartate oxidase, with translation MASADAVRTDVLVLGAGLAGLYAALAAAGRGANVVLATKGSLHASNSYMAQGGVAAVVAGDDSFADHAADTIVAGRGLCDPEAVAVLVENGPGRIADLERLGVRFDLDPAGAYLLGREGGHGRRRILHADGAATGAAIAGALIARVAAEPRIHVLEHTAALALACDGEACAGAWLLGHDELRLARARMTLLATGGACALFHRTTNPPGATGDGIALAHRAGAAVRDMEFVQFHPTALAGGGRAFLVSEAVRGEGAHLVDGSGRRFMAGVHPDGELAPRDVVTRTIEALLADDGQAYLDLRHLDRDHVLGRFANLAAGCRRAGLDLAADLIPVAPAAHYLMGGIATDLEGLTSLAGLYAVGECAATGVHGANRLASNSLLECFVFSHRAIGHGLDAAAASADPGPPPARPLARAPLPELRRRMWDMAGPVRDEERLTALLAWLAERPDSNPALVAVLIAGAALRRTESRGGHLRSDFPDPDPDQARSTTCPPLHSRV